The DNA segment TTGAAATACACCTCGAATTTCGGCGGAACGCGGCCTCCCGATATAACGACGCTGTCGTCGTGAGCGTGTGCTCGGCCAACGATGTGGCCGCGGCATCCCGCCGCAGTTCCGACCAAACCAAGTCGAGATGCCTCGGTGTCCCCTAACTTTAGAACTGCTTGTCGTCCGCGAGACGCGAACGACCACCGCCGAGACGGCGGTGCTCCCCCAATCCCCATTCCTCTGCCAATCATTCCCTTGTCTTTCCGTTCGCGTATTCCGTGTATTTCGCAGTAGTGATCGTGCCAGTGCGACTGGGGAGCATACGCGTCTCGCGTGTGCTGGCGGGCGTCTCGCCCGACAGAATCTGCATCAGCCAGCCAGTAGCCCGTTCCACCCAAACTCCAATCGAATCGTTCCGGCCAACAATGTGGCGGCGGCGTCCCGCCGCAGTTCCGACCAAACCAAGTCGAGATGCCTCGGTGTCCCCTAACTATAGAACTGCTTGTCGTCCGCGAGACGCGAACGACTACCGCCGAGGACGGCGGTGCTCCCCCATTCCCCATTCCCCATTCCTCTGCCCATCATTCCCTTGTCTCTCTGCGGAGTTGGCTGGGCATGGTGATAATTTCCAATCCTTCGATTGTCAGGACGCTGCTTCGACGGCGTTCATGAAGCTACTCAGCTTCTTCGGATCCAGTAACCCGTTCGTACGGACGCCGGTGCAGAGATCAACTCCGAACGGTCGGGTTGAGCGTATCGCTTCGCCGACATTGGCCGCGCACAAACCGCCCGCGAGAAACACAGGCACCGTCGAGCTTTGAATAATCCGCTTGCTGAGCGACCAATCGTGCGTGCGTCCGGTCCCGCCCAGTTCCTTTATGGGTGCATTCTGGTTGCCAGAGTCCAGCAAGATCGCATCCGCCCGACGCCCCAATTCCAGAGCTTCGTCTATTGAAGATTCGTCGCTGACGTGAACGACCTGCACCAGTGAGATACCGGGCAATGCCTCGCGCAAAGCCAAGTGGGCCGCAGCCGTCAGCCGGTCGCAAAGCTGAATGGTATTGGTGCGGCAACGTCGTTGCTGGGTGATGATGGCCTTTGGCTCCGTCCGACTGGTAAGCAGGAACGTGCCAATGGACGGCGGGACGGTGCTGGCGATCTGGTTGATCACGTCTTCCGCGATGACGCCCGGGCCGCTGGGCATTTCTGATACGAAGCCCAAGGCGGAAGCGCCCTCACGCACGGCGAGGCGAGCTTCTTCAACCGAGCCGATACAGCAAACTTTTACTCGTATCATAAAACCCGCTCTGAAGCCTGAAGTTCACTCCGGTCGTCGGCCGCGCCGGGTTCAGGAGAAAATGGCGGCGGTCATGGATCGCCGCGACAATCTTTACGCGCCGAACTTATTGAACATTTGCGCGTTGGCCTGCATCAATCGGATCAGAAATTTGGACGGAAAAATTCCGAGCGAACCCGAGTTGGCGCCGGTTTCGGTGAAGCGATCCAGTTTGTCCCAACCGCTGACGGCGGAGTTGAGCAGCACGGGCTGCGGATGCCACGAATGCCCCTTCAAGGCGCACGGCGTGGAGTGATCGCCCGTGATGGCGATGACGGACGGTCGCTTCTTCAGCAGGATCGGCAGCGCGGCATCGAAGTCTTCCACGGCTTTTTTCTTGGCGGCAAAGTTGCCGTCTTCGCCCGCTTTGTCGGTGTATTTATAGTGGATGAAGAAGAAATCGTAGTTGTCGTATTCGGTCAGATAACGCTCGAACTGTTCGGCGATGGTTTGCGGGCCTTCCAGTTTGGTCATGCCGACGAGTTGCGCCAGCCCTTTATACATTGGATAAACGGCGAGGCAGGCGGCTTTGAGCTGGTAACGTTCTTCAAAGCGCGGCAGGTGCGGCTGATGCGCGATGCCGCGCATGAGAAAACCGTTCGCCGGTTTTTCCGAATGCAGGATCGGCAGGGCCAGTTTGTAAAAATCAGCAATCAACTTTGCCGTTTTCTTTTGTTTCGCATTTTTGGGATCGCGCGGCGCGACGGTGGGAATGGGCAACCCTTCGCGATTGGGGTCCGCATCCGTCAGCGGCCCTTCCAAGCCGTGCCCCCGGAACACCACCACGAACCGATGTTCTTTGCCCGCCTTGATGATGACTTCCGTTTCACCGATTTTTTTGATCTTGGACCGCAACAACTCCACCAGACGTTCGCAGGTGGCAGTCGGAATCCGCCCCGCGCGCCGATCGGTGATGACGCCTTTGGCGTCCAAGGTGGCGAAGTTGGCGCGCGCACAGATGTCGCCGGGCTTCAATTCCACGCCCAGCCCCAGCGCTTCGATCACGCCGCGTCCGACCTGGTAATCCACCGGATCGTAACCGAACAAACCCAGATGGCCCGGGCCGCTGCCGGGGGTGATGCCCGGCGCGACGGGAATCATCCGACCTTGCGCAGAGCTTTTGGAAAGCGCGTCGAGATTGGGCGTGTAGGCCGCTTCCAACGGCGTGAGGTAGCTTTGTTCTTTGATGGCCAGATCGCCCAGACCGTCCAGGACGAGGAGCGCCAGCTTGCCGCTCGGTTTGAGGGTTAATTCAGAGTAAAGGTCGTCGAGATGCATAATCAGTTTCAGTTGAAATTCATTTCAGCGGGCGTTAGCCCGGCTCCGTGAGTCATGATGCGGCTATTCTCGCCAACCGGTCAACGCGATTTGCGACCGGTTTCGACTGGCCTATGTTGTAGCGTTCTGTCACGCTGTGATCGTTCGGGTAGAACTTTTGATTTTATGAGCGAGAAAACCGTTACCCTCTCCCGCGATGTAGATGCCGCCCTGGTGCCCGTGGGCACCAAAGTCGTTCTGATGAAAGGCGAACAGGCCCATATCACGCAATCGTTGGGCGGCGCTTACACCGTGGTGGTGAACGGAAACATGTTCCGCATCGAAGGCAAAGACGCTGATGCGCTCGGGATCGAAGCGCAAGCGCAAACCAAGACGGCGACCGCCGGACCGGTCACGCTGGAAGCGCTCGAAAAGCAGGTCTGGGAATCGCTCAAGTCCTGCTACGATCCGGAGATTCCCGTCAACATTGTGGACCTGGGATTGATTTACGACTGCCACCTGACGCCCACCGGCAACGCCACGTACAAAGCGGAAGTGAAAATGACATTGACCGCGCCGGGCTGCGGCATGGGATCGGTGCTTGCGCAGGACGTGCAAAATAAATTGATTTCGCTCGAACCGATTGACGAGGCCGACGTGGAACTGGTTTGGGAGCCGCCCTGGAATCAGGGCATGATGACCGAAGCGGCCAAGTTGCAATTGGGTTTGATGTGATTTCGACTACGGATGGACACGGATTCACACGGATAAAACCATTTGACGCATGGCCAGCGACGACCCTCGCATCAAAAGAGTTTTGAAGCGCTATGAAAAGGACGCTCAATTCAGAGATGCGCATATAGATTTGGAAGCGGTTAGTCTTGAAGCACTGAACGTCGCCTTTGGTTTTCCTCCGGAAGATGAATTTAAGTCGCCCCGAAAGCTTGATGAATACGCCATCGCCTGCTTTGAACAATGGATGGGAATTGAACTGGATGCGGGTATTTACGATTACTTCATTCACCCATACGCCCGGCGCGAATTTTGTTCTGCAGAACACGTTCCCGAGGAAGGACTGGATCTACCATGTGAAAATGGTCCTCCAACAAGGATTCCTCTTGCGGAAGGCCTTCGCTGGGTTTCAACGCGCCCCGAGGAAGATGGAGAAAACTACAAAGAAAACTACGTTGGGGTTGAAGATGATTACGATGATGCGAGCGCGCAGTAAAAAGACCGGTTTGGCTGCGTTTATCCATGTTCATCTGTGCCCATCCGTGGTTAAATTTTCATGACTGACAAGAAGACTATTGACTGGGCCGCGCTGCGAAAAGATTTTCCGATCCTCGATCAAAAAGTCCACGGCAAACCGCTGATCTATTTCGACAACGCCGCCACGGCGCAAAAGCCGCGCGCCGTCGTGCAGGCGTTGGTGCATTATTACGAACACGACAACGCCAATGTGCATCGCGGCATCCACGAATTGAGCAACCGTGCCACGCACGCGTACGAAAATGCCCGCGCCCGCGCCGCCCAGTTCATCAACGCGCGGCACGCGGAGGAGATCGTCTGGACGCGCGGGACCAGCGAAGCCATCAACCTGGTGACCAGTTCCTGGGGCGCCAAATTCCTGCGCCCGGGCGATGTGATTTTGCTGACCGAAGCCGAGCACCACAGCAACATCGTGCCGTGGCAATTGCTTGCTGAAAGAACCGGCGCCAAAGTCGCCTACCTGCCGGTGTTGGGTGATGAAGGCATTCTGGATTTGTCGCGCGTTGACGCCATGCTGACTTCGTCAGTGAAACTGCTTTCGATGGTTCACATCTCGAACGCGTTGGGCGTGGTGAATCCCGTTGCTGAACTTTGCGCCAAAGCCCGCAAGCTGGGTATTGTGACGTTGGTGGATGGCGCGCAAAGCGCCGGGCATCTGCCCGTGGATGTGCAGGCCATCGGTTGCGATTTCTTTGCTTTTAGCGGTCATAAAATTTGCGGCCCCACCGGGATTGGCGTGTTGTACGGGCGTCAGGAACTTTTGGAACAACTACCGCCCTACCAAGGTGGTGGCGAAATGATTCTCACGGTGAACTACGATAAAACCACTTTCAAAGCGCCGCCGCACCGTTTCGAGGCCGGCACCCCGAACATCGCCGGCCCGGTCGGATTGCACGCGGCCATGGATTATCTGGACGCCATCGGGCGCGACCACATCTGGAAGCACGACCAAGAGCTGGCGCAATACGCCTACGATCAACTGGCCGCCTTGAAAGACATCCGGTTGTTTGGTCCGAAAACCGGTCGCGCGGGACTCGTCAGTTTTTTGCTCAAAGACGTTCATGCTCACGACGTGGTGACGTTGGCGGACCAGGGTGGCATTGCCTTGCGGGGCGGACACCATTGCACCCAACCGCTCATGCACAAGCTGGGCGTCGAGTCCACCGCGCGCGCCAGTTTTTATTTCTACAACACCCGAGCCGAGGTGGATCATCTGGTCACCGT comes from the Verrucomicrobiia bacterium genome and includes:
- a CDS encoding cysteine desulfurase; this encodes MTDKKTIDWAALRKDFPILDQKVHGKPLIYFDNAATAQKPRAVVQALVHYYEHDNANVHRGIHELSNRATHAYENARARAAQFINARHAEEIVWTRGTSEAINLVTSSWGAKFLRPGDVILLTEAEHHSNIVPWQLLAERTGAKVAYLPVLGDEGILDLSRVDAMLTSSVKLLSMVHISNALGVVNPVAELCAKARKLGIVTLVDGAQSAGHLPVDVQAIGCDFFAFSGHKICGPTGIGVLYGRQELLEQLPPYQGGGEMILTVNYDKTTFKAPPHRFEAGTPNIAGPVGLHAAMDYLDAIGRDHIWKHDQELAQYAYDQLAALKDIRLFGPKTGRAGLVSFLLKDVHAHDVVTLADQGGIALRGGHHCTQPLMHKLGVESTARASFYFYNTRAEVDHLVTVVKEIQKFFAA
- a CDS encoding 2,3-bisphosphoglycerate-independent phosphoglycerate mutase; this encodes MHLDDLYSELTLKPSGKLALLVLDGLGDLAIKEQSYLTPLEAAYTPNLDALSKSSAQGRMIPVAPGITPGSGPGHLGLFGYDPVDYQVGRGVIEALGLGVELKPGDICARANFATLDAKGVITDRRAGRIPTATCERLVELLRSKIKKIGETEVIIKAGKEHRFVVVFRGHGLEGPLTDADPNREGLPIPTVAPRDPKNAKQKKTAKLIADFYKLALPILHSEKPANGFLMRGIAHQPHLPRFEERYQLKAACLAVYPMYKGLAQLVGMTKLEGPQTIAEQFERYLTEYDNYDFFFIHYKYTDKAGEDGNFAAKKKAVEDFDAALPILLKKRPSVIAITGDHSTPCALKGHSWHPQPVLLNSAVSGWDKLDRFTETGANSGSLGIFPSKFLIRLMQANAQMFNKFGA
- a CDS encoding phosphoribosylanthranilate isomerase, yielding MIRVKVCCIGSVEEARLAVREGASALGFVSEMPSGPGVIAEDVINQIASTVPPSIGTFLLTSRTEPKAIITQQRRCRTNTIQLCDRLTAAAHLALREALPGISLVQVVHVSDESSIDEALELGRRADAILLDSGNQNAPIKELGGTGRTHDWSLSKRIIQSSTVPVFLAGGLCAANVGEAIRSTRPFGVDLCTGVRTNGLLDPKKLSSFMNAVEAAS
- the sufT gene encoding putative Fe-S cluster assembly protein SufT, with protein sequence MSEKTVTLSRDVDAALVPVGTKVVLMKGEQAHITQSLGGAYTVVVNGNMFRIEGKDADALGIEAQAQTKTATAGPVTLEALEKQVWESLKSCYDPEIPVNIVDLGLIYDCHLTPTGNATYKAEVKMTLTAPGCGMGSVLAQDVQNKLISLEPIDEADVELVWEPPWNQGMMTEAAKLQLGLM